A window of Littorina saxatilis isolate snail1 linkage group LG7, US_GU_Lsax_2.0, whole genome shotgun sequence contains these coding sequences:
- the LOC138970933 gene encoding uncharacterized protein KIAA2013 homolog isoform X1, with product MKNGLSLLKPLFSCCLGSLPKTTQMWVRSRLQSAVSSVSSLNSGDFPAIEWTCTRKCVRGSRKIVLLVLIVLALLYYLVPYLFDTKHKYNQPESVEECLQERLSEFQNAIGSGDAFLQDEGAQAGESFNVIYVGNGRMAAALNSANGLFIRLNRALSLPVKYWPLAVSTIKKEKVLETNMLDIRSGLAYKLQAIRNPSGCVNVGSQVYAHRSRPSYLVQDIRIQNPTKYSLQVEFDQVGASGWTGATTEMKQVSSQSGTSVQYRVTRGIIEIPDSDSVVAAAIGSVVLKQSVLTVLPDSTHNFHLLTVVHYTKPSLRAEAEAALPGLAAQVEQDMAKGLGYADKHLRQQHARVWGKLWESGFRISHSKASGVLNGDRINRTLYYVLSNVPAPMHDLSTSKKDRQAIEKVLYYPDRCYQGHYTLDADTLWVEPEDEDEIARVVTTWMITLEKHGCEFMVQAGAEGVLQAIILSLGALHFHNQHLELNMDPRNLHRDFFFRRINYGNNTHVNISVEVGTDNKASMFVSLDRNDKPYYACDAGCLDAPAELTNKWQKFPVKLTEPLTGILYITADKQHMEELKHSIHVKEIVEAPALEHHVIALHKHGHHFGGLPTLFWVSIAFLIVIFHMFLFKLIYNEYCQGQDRYRSRYNL from the exons ATGAAGAATGGTCTTTCGCTTCTAAAACCCTTGTTTTCGTGTTGTTTAGGTTCTCTACCAAAGACCACACAGATGTGGGTACGAAGCAGACTGCAAAGCGCTGTGTCCTCTGTCAGTTCTTTGAACAG CGGTGACTTTCCTGCAATAGAATGGACTTGTACCAG GAAATGTGTGAGGGG GTCCAGGAAAATTGTGCTGTTAGTGCTGATTGTTTTAGCTTTGCTCTACTACTTGGTCCCTTACCTGTTTGACACCAAGCACAAATACAATCAGCCAG AATCTGTGGAGGAATGCCTGCAGGAGAGGCTGTCCGAGTTTCAGAATGCCATCGGTTCAGGAGATGCCTTTCTCCAGGATGAAGGGGCGCAAGCGGGAGAGTCGTTCAATGTTATCTATGTTG GAAATGGGCGGATGGCAGCGGCTCTCAACTCGGCCAACGGACTGTTCATTCGACTCAACCGTGCGCTGTCCCTTCCGGTCAAGTACTGGCCACTGGCCGTCAGCACCATCAAAAAAGAGAAAGTCTTAG AGACCAATATGCTAGACATCAGAAGTGGATTGGCATACAAACTGCAAGCAATCAGAAAT CCGTCAGGGTGTGTGAACGTGGGGAGCCAGGTGTACGCTCATCGTTCCAGACCCTCATACCTGGTGCAGGACATACGGATACAGAACCCCACG AAATATTCTCTGCAAGTGGAGTTTGATCAAGTCGGGGCTTCTGGATGGACAGGAGCTACCACGGAGATGAAGCA AGTGTCCAGCCAGTCGGGCACCAGTGTCCAGTATCGGGTGACCAGAGGCATCATAGAGATCCCAGACTCAGACTCCGTGGTGGCCGCAGCCATTGGCAGCGTGGTGCTCAAGCAGTCCGTGCTCACCGTGCTTCCTGACTC GACCCACAACTTCCACCTACTGACCGTGGTACACTACACCAAGCCGTCACTGAGGGCTGAAGCTGAGGCCGCCCTCCCAGGTCTGGCCGCTCAGGTGGAACAg GACATGGCCAAGGGACTGGGATACGCTGACAAGCATCTCCGCCAGCAGCACGCCAGAGTGTGGGGCAAG ttGTGGGAGAGTGGTTTTCGTATCAGCCACTCCAAGGCTTCAGGTGTATTGAACGGTGACAGGATAAACCGCACCCTCTATTACGTTTTGAGCAACGTACCAGCGCCCATGCACGACCTGAGTACCAGTAAGAAGGACCGTCAGGCTATCGAGAAAGTCCTCTACTACCCTGACCGCTGCTACCAAGGCCACTACACTCT TGATGCAGACACCCTGTGGGTGGAGCCCGAGGATGAAGACGAGATAGCGCGGGTGGTGACCACCTGGATGATCACGCTGGAGAAGCACGGCTGTGAGTTCATGGTGCAGGCGGGGGCGGAGGGGGTGCTGCAGGCCATTATTCTCTCCCTTGGGGCACTGCACTTCCACAACCAG CATCTGGAGCTGAACATGGACCCTCGCAACCTGCACCGTGACTTTTTCTTCCGTCGCATCAACTACGGCAACAACACCCACGTCAACATCTCGGTGGAGGTGGGCACCGACAACAAGGCCAGCATGTTCGTCTCCCTCGACCGCAACGACAAACCCTACTACGCCTGTGACGCCGGCTGTCTGGACGCCCCCGCTGAGCTGAC CAACAAATGGCAGAAGTTTCCAGTGAAGCTGACAGAGCCACTGACAGGAATTCTGTACATCACAGCAGACAAACAACACATGGAGGAATTGAAACACTCCATCCATGTTAAAGAGATAGTTGAAG CCCCAGCCCTGGAGCACCATGTGATAGCGCTACACAAACACGGCCACCACTTTGGAGGCCTTCCCACGCTGTTCTGGGTCTCCATCGCCTTTCTCATCGTCATCTTCCACATGTTCCTCTTCAAGCTTATCTACAATGAGTACTGCCAGGGCCAGGATCGATATCGCAGCAGATACAACTTGTAG
- the LOC138970933 gene encoding uncharacterized protein KIAA2013 homolog isoform X2 yields the protein MKNGLSLLKPLFSCCLGSLPKTTQMWVRSRLQSAVSSVSSLNRSRKIVLLVLIVLALLYYLVPYLFDTKHKYNQPESVEECLQERLSEFQNAIGSGDAFLQDEGAQAGESFNVIYVGNGRMAAALNSANGLFIRLNRALSLPVKYWPLAVSTIKKEKVLETNMLDIRSGLAYKLQAIRNPSGCVNVGSQVYAHRSRPSYLVQDIRIQNPTKYSLQVEFDQVGASGWTGATTEMKQVSSQSGTSVQYRVTRGIIEIPDSDSVVAAAIGSVVLKQSVLTVLPDSTHNFHLLTVVHYTKPSLRAEAEAALPGLAAQVEQDMAKGLGYADKHLRQQHARVWGKLWESGFRISHSKASGVLNGDRINRTLYYVLSNVPAPMHDLSTSKKDRQAIEKVLYYPDRCYQGHYTLDADTLWVEPEDEDEIARVVTTWMITLEKHGCEFMVQAGAEGVLQAIILSLGALHFHNQHLELNMDPRNLHRDFFFRRINYGNNTHVNISVEVGTDNKASMFVSLDRNDKPYYACDAGCLDAPAELTNKWQKFPVKLTEPLTGILYITADKQHMEELKHSIHVKEIVEAPALEHHVIALHKHGHHFGGLPTLFWVSIAFLIVIFHMFLFKLIYNEYCQGQDRYRSRYNL from the exons ATGAAGAATGGTCTTTCGCTTCTAAAACCCTTGTTTTCGTGTTGTTTAGGTTCTCTACCAAAGACCACACAGATGTGGGTACGAAGCAGACTGCAAAGCGCTGTGTCCTCTGTCAGTTCTTTGAACAG GTCCAGGAAAATTGTGCTGTTAGTGCTGATTGTTTTAGCTTTGCTCTACTACTTGGTCCCTTACCTGTTTGACACCAAGCACAAATACAATCAGCCAG AATCTGTGGAGGAATGCCTGCAGGAGAGGCTGTCCGAGTTTCAGAATGCCATCGGTTCAGGAGATGCCTTTCTCCAGGATGAAGGGGCGCAAGCGGGAGAGTCGTTCAATGTTATCTATGTTG GAAATGGGCGGATGGCAGCGGCTCTCAACTCGGCCAACGGACTGTTCATTCGACTCAACCGTGCGCTGTCCCTTCCGGTCAAGTACTGGCCACTGGCCGTCAGCACCATCAAAAAAGAGAAAGTCTTAG AGACCAATATGCTAGACATCAGAAGTGGATTGGCATACAAACTGCAAGCAATCAGAAAT CCGTCAGGGTGTGTGAACGTGGGGAGCCAGGTGTACGCTCATCGTTCCAGACCCTCATACCTGGTGCAGGACATACGGATACAGAACCCCACG AAATATTCTCTGCAAGTGGAGTTTGATCAAGTCGGGGCTTCTGGATGGACAGGAGCTACCACGGAGATGAAGCA AGTGTCCAGCCAGTCGGGCACCAGTGTCCAGTATCGGGTGACCAGAGGCATCATAGAGATCCCAGACTCAGACTCCGTGGTGGCCGCAGCCATTGGCAGCGTGGTGCTCAAGCAGTCCGTGCTCACCGTGCTTCCTGACTC GACCCACAACTTCCACCTACTGACCGTGGTACACTACACCAAGCCGTCACTGAGGGCTGAAGCTGAGGCCGCCCTCCCAGGTCTGGCCGCTCAGGTGGAACAg GACATGGCCAAGGGACTGGGATACGCTGACAAGCATCTCCGCCAGCAGCACGCCAGAGTGTGGGGCAAG ttGTGGGAGAGTGGTTTTCGTATCAGCCACTCCAAGGCTTCAGGTGTATTGAACGGTGACAGGATAAACCGCACCCTCTATTACGTTTTGAGCAACGTACCAGCGCCCATGCACGACCTGAGTACCAGTAAGAAGGACCGTCAGGCTATCGAGAAAGTCCTCTACTACCCTGACCGCTGCTACCAAGGCCACTACACTCT TGATGCAGACACCCTGTGGGTGGAGCCCGAGGATGAAGACGAGATAGCGCGGGTGGTGACCACCTGGATGATCACGCTGGAGAAGCACGGCTGTGAGTTCATGGTGCAGGCGGGGGCGGAGGGGGTGCTGCAGGCCATTATTCTCTCCCTTGGGGCACTGCACTTCCACAACCAG CATCTGGAGCTGAACATGGACCCTCGCAACCTGCACCGTGACTTTTTCTTCCGTCGCATCAACTACGGCAACAACACCCACGTCAACATCTCGGTGGAGGTGGGCACCGACAACAAGGCCAGCATGTTCGTCTCCCTCGACCGCAACGACAAACCCTACTACGCCTGTGACGCCGGCTGTCTGGACGCCCCCGCTGAGCTGAC CAACAAATGGCAGAAGTTTCCAGTGAAGCTGACAGAGCCACTGACAGGAATTCTGTACATCACAGCAGACAAACAACACATGGAGGAATTGAAACACTCCATCCATGTTAAAGAGATAGTTGAAG CCCCAGCCCTGGAGCACCATGTGATAGCGCTACACAAACACGGCCACCACTTTGGAGGCCTTCCCACGCTGTTCTGGGTCTCCATCGCCTTTCTCATCGTCATCTTCCACATGTTCCTCTTCAAGCTTATCTACAATGAGTACTGCCAGGGCCAGGATCGATATCGCAGCAGATACAACTTGTAG